agtcttcaagctctgagatttttTCTGCAGTTTGGTCTATTTTGCTGTTAATACTtccaattatattataaaattcttgtttggttctttcttaaagagcctattttgtttttcatctcttttatcattttatttaattctctagATTCCTTAGATTGGGTTTCAATACCTGAATCTTGGTGATCTTTGTTGCCATCTAGATTCTGAATTCTACATCTGTCTTTTCAGCCATTTCAGTCTGCTTAAGAACCACTGCTGGGGAGCTAGTGCAAttgtttggaggtaagaagacacttTGGCTTTTAGGGTTGCCAGAGTTATTACACTGGTTTCTTCTTATCTGTGCAGGTTGATGCTCATTTAATGTTTGAAGTTGCTGTCTTTTCCATGgggatttttgcttttatatgaTTTGATGCTCCTTAGGGTTTGACAGTGGTATAAGATGGGTTCAGTCAGTTTACTTTGTTTCTGGATAATTTCAGggggccaaggctcagctcaggAATCCTGGGCTTCATGCTCTGACCCTGGGAAGCTGAGATGAGGCCCATCCACAGCTTTTTTCTCTGGCCCCTTAAGGTTAAGCACCTGCTATGCTGGAGTGGCCAAGGTGTTCTCAGTCAACTGGCAATGACACTCTGATGATGGGTGTTGGCAAAAACACTTTAGCAGCAGGGCACTGGGTGGTAGAGGTCCCCATATATGCATGCTGCTAGCAGTGGGCACTGGTAGGTCCTGTGTGCACATGTGGCTGAAGCGGTGAGGGGAGGCTGTGGTCAAGCACATAACAATGGGTTAGGGCTTTCAGTACCTGCTCGCTGACCGGGGCTTGCCTGCAGAAGTGCTCCAACTGTTAGGTGGGGTCTGCTGGCAAGAAAGCTATGGTGGTACCTGCTGGCAAGTGCCCCACCTTGGTAGCTGAAGCCACACTGCCAGTGGATGTGGCCAGGCAGGGACCCTGGGACGGACTGGCAGATCAGGGGGTGCTCAGATCAGACTGGACCTGTGTCATGGGCAAGATAACCCTGCTCTATCCAGGTTCAGCAGACAACAAAGGCCAAGCCATCTAGAGCAGCATGGTGAGCACTGGGGGACCGCAAATCATGGCTGTGCTCCACTGCAGCTATTCCCACACCAAACTTTCTGGGCTTCATGCAGGCTGGGTTTTGTTTCTGTCAACTCTTAAGGAAGATCCCCCTGCCAACTCAAATCTCCTTTGGAGTGGTGGCGTCTCCTGCAGCTAGGATTCCAGAGGTCCATGGTGAGAGTGAACCATTCCATGCCTATTTCACTTATCTCTTCCCCAGGAGCTGCTCGTGGTCTGGAATGTGTCCTGGTGCTTAGTTAGCAACTTCAGTCAGAGTTCCCAGCTTCTTCCTCTTTAAGCCTGGGATCTGCATTCATCCTCTGTCCACTCTCAATGCCTTCTTTTTAAAGATCTGTTCAAAGTGTGCTGGTCTACTTGATGGTTTGTTCTCTCTCGATGGAAGAAGTTcttcctggctgcatctagttggccatcttggctccctctcTAGTTATAggcttaaaataaaagaaattgattttcttGAAGATCTGAAAACTAGAACGCTGAAATCCATTGAGGCTGCACTCTCTCCAGGGGGCATAGAggagaatctgttccttgcctcttccagattCTGGTAGCTGCTTCGACATTCCTAGGCTTGTGGTTATATCACTATAATCTTTGCTTACATCTTCATATAACCTTCTTCTCTTCATGTCTGTTTGAAATCTATTTcggggccagttgcagtggctcatgcctgtaatcccagcactttgggaggcagaggtgggcagatcacttgaggtcaggtgtttgagaccagtgagcgcctgtaatcctagctactcaggaggctgaggcaggagaattgcttgaacccgggaggcagaggctgcagtgagctgagattgcaccatgcactccagcctgggcgacagagtgagactctgtctcaaaataaataaataaataaaaacatcttctGTTTCAATTTTACAAGGACATTTAGGATGGCATCCAGAGCCCCTCTGGAAAGTCCGGGTTAATTTTTTCATctcaaaagtattaatttggtcAAATCTGCAAACACTTTTTTCCCAGACAAGGTAACTTTTACAAGTTCTAGGAATTAGAAATTGATGTTTTTGGGTGACCATTATTCAACCTACTACACACATTAATTCAGTTTATTCTGGCATTGAGTGTTGCCATGGAATAGTTTGAAGTAAATCAGTTTTTTCTTAGCATATTACTCAGTTTTCTTGCATAGGCATATATTAGGTTCATTCCTTATTTTTGAAGTTTAGTAATGTTATTTCAATATATCACTAGAAGGTCATATCAATATACAGGTGGCTCTCTTAAtctaaatttcaaattattttttctttatttcaaggaGAATTTTATTATATCCTGaatatttctctctttgttttcttttttttttttttttttttttgacagagtctcactctgtcacccaggctggagtgcagtggcatgatcttagctcaccgcaatctctgcctcctgggttcaagtggttctcctgcctcagcttcccgagtagctgggattacaggcatgtgccactatgctggctaatttttgtatttttagtagagacagggttttgcaatgttggccaggctggtctcgaactcctgacctcaggggatctgccctccttggtctcccgaagtgctatgattacaggcatgagccactgtgcccggcccgtaTATCCTGAGTGTTTCTTATTTGCATTTTGACTCTTCTTCAGATATACTTTACATGTTCTCCATACTTGTTACTTTCTCTGTGCATTTTCATGCTTTCATCGTGTGGcagtttgttattattatttactctTTAAGAAGACTTACTACTTGCTAAAGattaaaatgaggaagaaacGCAAACTAGAGTAGTCTATAACTGTAACATAGGTCTGTTGCCTTGTAAAAATTCTCACGAAATCTGCTAATTGTAATATATTTCCCCtaagattttgtttttcacttaaaatCTTTGAAAGATCCCTCGCCTACCTATGTTCAGTCTCAGACAacactttctatttctctttgaTCCACTTCTAGGAAGCTTGGTTGTAGAGCAGGGTTTTCTAAAATTGTGCTATTCCTTTGTTACCATTGGAATTTTTTTTGCCACATAAATATTGTATTTgtgattatttacatatttttctttagagCAACTCACTTCTGTTATTTGAATCATTTTATCTAAGGAGGAGACCTTGTATTAAAATGGTTGGTTAAACACTAGGCTCACTTACCATAAGTAGTAACAGTAAAATAAAACGATGAAAACACACATTGCTTCTAAAGGCCTAGTATTTGTGAGAAGATGAGTTTGGCACATTGTAATGAGATGGCAAAGAACTACTATTATAAAACAAAGACCATTTGGAACCTTCTTAGAAGGATTAAAAAGAATTGAGGAGGGAAAACTCAGTGTGACCCAATTAGAACAGCTGCAATGTTTAACTGTTTTATGTATTGGAATTTCACGGAGTATTTGTTTGAAGATAAGTTTTTACTACTCTAAAGATTTAGATTCACTGTTATAGGTTATATCTACAGCTCTGAAAcatgaaaagggaaataaaagtatGCACAATTTCTCAATTTTCACAGGAGACAGTCACTAGATGCTATATCTTTCTTGTGAtagttttaaacaaaaatacgtagtcataattttaaaaaataaaggtaaccatcaaatattataatacatataaatatacatgtacacatgcatattTGACTTATTAAAAGTCAAAGATTATTAGTTTGAGTAAAAACTTCCATTTCcaatatatgttatattatatatcaaGCCTGTCTGCATGCAGCCcaagatggctttgaatgtggcctaacacaaattaataaactttcttaaaacattatgagatttttttttcacttttttttttttttagctcatcagctaccaTTAGTATTACTGTATTTTATAtgtagcccaagacaattcttccaatgtggcccagggaagccaaaagattggacacccctgctatATATCATTATGTATGCAAGGTATATCTGAAACAAGATtacacaaaatgtaaaaataaaagaaatggtcAAAAGAATACTGGGCaaacataaatgaaagaaagcaaaggCCATGCAATCTAGCAATCATGTTTCTAggtatttattcaattattttgaaaattgtgtCCACACAAAACCCTTGatgcaaatgtttatagcagttttattcataattacccCAAACTGGAAGTGGCCAAGTAACAGTAatatgaaggggtggcctgcccctccacacctgtgggtgcttcttgTTAGGTGGGatgaaagacttgagaaaaggaataagacacagagacaaagtgtagagaaggaaaagcggggcccaggggaccggtgctgtgcttacagaggacccacaccagcaccggcctctgagttcccttagtatttattcacaattatctttaccatcaccggtgctgtgctttgagatgtagatgcgaacatctccataaaccttttagcagtattgctccagcaagccccaccttatcCCTAAAGGCGGTTATCTCCTTACTCAGTAAATaaagcacacaaagggttttacctggagatgttTTATCGCCCAGGGAggggcagaagacaaatgtttttctttttctctagatttaagagaatggtgatgacctttaaccataagcagcctttaggcacttgtttaacaaagcacattctgcaccgcccaaaatccttttaaccttaagtcatcacagcacatgtctcttgcaaggacaaggttgggggtagggtcacagattaacagcatctcaaatacagaactaaatggagtctcttatgtctacttccttctatatagacacagtaacaggctgatctctctttcttttccccacatttcccccttttcttttcaacAAGACTACCATTGTCATCACGATACAGAGATTAcatacttcacaaggtaatagaatatcacaaagcAAGTGGAGGCAGGATGAGTTCACAGGTCGgtgttaaaattgaaattaaaattgccaaCGAAATTTTTGGGCACGCATAGTCATTGATAACATTTTATCAGGAaatagggtttgagagcagacaacctgactggccaaaatttattaggtgggaatttcctcatcctaataagcctgggagcactacagGAGgccggggcttatttcatcccttcggCTTCAACCGTAAAAGGCGGCACGCCTCCAAGGGGGTCATTTATAGGCCTACCCTCAgagcgcattctctttctcagggatattccttgctgaaaaaaagaattcagcgatatctcTCCTATTTGTgtgcaaaaggagaaaagatatgGCTCTGTTCCGTCCGGCTCACCGGCGGCCAGTTTAAGGTTACCTCCCTTGTTTCCTGAACACCACTGTTATCTcgttcttttttttcaagatgccGAGTTTTCGTACTGTTCAAACACACGTCCTCTACAATTTGTGTAGTTaaggcaatcatcacagggtcctgaggtgacatatatcctcctcagcttacgaagaagatgatgggattaagagattaaagtaaaggcATAGGATATTACAAAAGtataaagtttggaaaactaataaaatgtccatgaaatcttcatattttatgcttttctgctgtggcttcagccagtccctcagttcaaggtccctgacttcccgcaacattctccctcccttttcctctatataaatgtgccatggtgatGAAGGCTTTTTCATTCTCTCGATTTTGGCGCAGGATTCTTCGACTGGTCCGGCACACTAAAAACAAACCGATCAAACAGAGACacataattccaaaatttactGCAGTAGAGTTTCCAATAGACTGAATCCAAGTCGTGGGGTTTAATCCATAAAGATTTTTTGCCACTTGATCTAACGCCTCAGCTCCAGGCACAATATTTAAGTGACTCTGAGAGGcttcaaaaatttgttcttttaatttagaaatgtcTAAAGTGAGATTATCTTCTCTTCCCTGTAAATGGCGTCTTACCATGTCCCAGTGATGTCTAGACTCATTATAAACTTGGAGTGTAATACAAAAATCTGACATATTCCAGTCACACTGTAACTGGAAACGATGGTCTAAGCTCATGAGCCTATCTCCTATCCAAATGACAGTTTGTCTAAGGTCATTAATTTGATTAGCCAATTTTTGATCGATACCAGATTGTGAATTCCACAACCTTGTGGAATTCTTTTGCCAATTGTCAACAAAGCTTACTGTCTGAACAGAAGAGTGCAATGCGACTCCTGCCACAGCGGCTGTAGCTGTGACTGCAATCAATCCCATAATCACtgcaattaaagtaaaaatgaatcttttggatctatttaaaatgccttttaataCTTCAGTCAAAATATGAATGGATGGCGAGGCCTCCCATGGTCGatccatggacacagggatccaCACGCCTTCTCTTGCTCTCACAAGCAGAATACGGTGCTGCCAATCAAAAGTCGAATCAATGCAAGTAAACAATCTGCAATTTTCACATGTTATAGTTTGGGAGTCTGGTTTAATAACTACATTTCCTATGACTAACATATAAGGGGGTTTTACACAACTTAGTAAAGGAACTGTTAGACTGGAATTTAGGTTGATagagtaaaatgttttataatctcTTGTTTCTATAGTTTGGTTCCCAGACCAAATTCTAAGGCGGTTTGTAGCCACAGTAAGCCTCCATAATTCTGGATGTTCAGGACCAAAAACCGGACTTATTATTTTTGGTCTTGGAGtagaggttcccttttctccccatttccaagGGTAGAAAGACTGAAATTTCTTGTACCTATGTTTGTCTAAATTTTTTGTTAAGTCACTATCAACAGTTGGGCTCACTAGTGCATTGGGACAGAATTGAGTTTGTCCTGTGCAATCGTGGTAGAATTGACCTTGAGGTGCCCAATCTATAACAGTTCCAAATGTGTTGTTTTGTAAAATCACGGCACTATCGgccacacattcttcccaaactaaatcttttgtttttatggaAATCTCCTTGGGGCAAGGTCTTCCTTTTGGCCTAAATATTAATGATCTTTGATACGAGAAGTCTTGTAAATAGTTTACCTGTGGTTTGAGTGACATACCGCTTACCATATGATAAGTAAATCTACTGGTGGGATTGAGAGTAGGTACTTCTACCAACCAATTTTGGATAGCAGGCATCAAACATCCTGGTGCTCTCCCGAGACATATAGGAGGATAACGATACCTAATGGAAATATTTatcatcattccttcttcttcCGGTTTTGCAGGGCAACGATCATCTGTGGGACCAGCTACCCACacactattattaacatatacttcaatGGGATTATCCATCCAAGTGACTGCCCGAATTAAGGGCGGGAAAGGCACATAGGCCCAGTAGGTATAattagctgcagctgctcctgcaggCATGGGGAGACTTACCACCATTGATACAACCATTAAAGCCGCAAACAGCATTTTTTCTGAGGTTTGTGTCACCTTTGTGCTAGCTAGGCTTTTTCTAGCTAACAGTGTCAGCTTCTTTAACTGTGCCCAGGTTGGCAGCTCCGCCTTCTTGGTGCGTGGTGACTTCATCTGTTTTTCTAATATCACCACTTGATTTATCCTGCGAGTCAATGGTGCCTGATTGCGGTGTTTCCGTCTCCGTGGAGGCGTTTTCCTTTGCATCTCCGatgggttcattgtagaacttcaaatgtctagtgggtatccaaacaggaagctgattttctcctggtgaaacacaagcaaaacctctTCCCCAGGTTATTACCTTCCCTATCTCCCATGTcctatttttgttgtctttccaCCAGATCAGTTTTCCTTCATGTGGACTGTTCTTTTTACCCGTAAGATGTTGTTCTGCAGAAGTAGTAGTCTGAtctctataaatgtttaaaaaatttaaagtatagagtGCTAGATTAAGCTGCATCTGAGGAGAGGTACACTCCTTACTgtctcccccttttttttgtttaattaactgagttttgagtgttctattagttctttcaactatggcctgtccttgggaattataaGGAATTCCTGTTGTATGTGTAATAttccactgatttaagaatttttggaAAGCTTTACTACAATAACTTGGTCCattgtcagttttaattttttctggaacACCCATTACagcaaaacaagataataaatgttttttaacatgggaagtactttctcctgtctggcatgttgcccatatgaaatgtgaataagtatcaaCTGTTACATGAACATAtgataattttccaaatgaaggtacATAGGTAACATCCATTTGCCATAAGGCGTTAGGACACAGACCTCTGGGATTAACTCCTGCCTCTTGGGTGGGCAGATGTAGTACTTGACACTGggtacaatgttgtacaatattttttgcctgtttccacgtgacatcaaatttgttttttaaccctgctgcatttacatgagtcaaagcatgaagttcttgtgcttttATGAATGCAGAGGATACCAGTAAGTCAGCTTTTTTATTTGCTTCAGTTAAAGGTCCTGGTACATTAGTATGTGCTCGaatatgagtaatataaaatgggaaattcctttttcttacagtttgttgtAACAAATTGAACAGCTGGTTTAACTGATCATCCATGCTATATTTAATTAGAGCTGTCTCAACATCCTTTGTAGCCTGTACTACATATGCAGAATCTGATATAATATTAACAGGTTGATTAAAATCTTCTAACACTGTAATGACTGCAATCAACTCTGCCCTCTGAGCTGATTGATATTGAGTTTTGATTACTTGCTCCTTTGGCCTTGTGTAAGCCGCTTTTCCATTGCTGGAACCGTCAGTAAATACTGtcagagcattttctaaaggttcaTGTCTGGTAATTTTAGGTTAAGATCCAagtagtcaattttaaaaactggaagatttttgtttttgggtaatgattatcaataattccCACAAAATCAGCAAGGCCAATTTGCCATGCACCAGAATTGATAAAGGCTTGTTTAACTTGTTCCTTGGTTAAAGGAACAACTATTTTGTCTGGGTCATTACCACACAATTTTATTATTCGTAATCTTGTCTGACCAATTAATGTAGCTATTTGGTCCAAGTACAATGTAAAAGTCTTAATtgtactgtgaggaaggaatgaccactccacaagatcagtattttgaacaatgatgcctgttggagaatgtgcagtggcaaaaattaaaagttggagTGGAGCTAAAgaatctattctatttatttgcgctgactgaattttttcttccactaatttaatttcttttgttgcctctggggttaatattcttttactatttaAGTCTGGATCTCCTCTTAGGATAGAGAACAAATTTGACATGGCATAGGTAGGAATGCCTAGAGTTGGCCGAATCCAATTAATATCGcctaacaatttttgaaaatcatttagtgtttttaacgtgtcttttcttatttctattttttgtggcttaatttttctattttctatttgcatCCCCAAATAATGAAAAGGATCAGAGGTTTGGATCTTATCAGATGCTATTGTTAATCCTGCGTTGGCAACCTCTGCTTGCAGAAATGTGTAACAGTCAATTAATTTGTCTCTTGTTTCTACAGCACATAAAATATCATCAATATAGTGAATGATATAACAATCTGAAAATTTGTCTCTAACTGGTTGAAGGACTTGGCCTACGAAAGTTTGACAAATAGTTGGACTATTAAGCATTCCCTGAGGTAATACTTTCCACTGAAACCTGGTGGctggttctttattatttatggctGGTATAGTAAAGGCAAATTTTTCACAATCTTGCTCTGCCAGAGGAAtggtaaaaaagcaatccttAAGATCAATTATAATTAAAGGCCAGTCTTTTGGGATCATGGCCGGAGAGGGCAATCCAGGTTGGAGAGGCCCCATGGGTTGAATTACAGCGTTTATGGCTCTTAAGTCCATTAACATACGCCATTTGCCTGACTTTTTCTGAATTACAAATACAGGAGAATTCCAGGGTGAGAATGAAGGCTCAATGTGTCCCTTTTCTAATCGTTCCTTTGCTAATAAGTGtaaagcctccagtttttgcTTTGGTAGCGGCCACTGATTTACCCATACCGGTTTTTCTGCTTTCCAAGTTAATGGAATGGGTTTAGGAGGCTCTACAGTGGCCGCCCCTAAAAAGGATACcctattccttttctttgtagatttttcttAGTCTCAATTGGGACTTtaatgccattttcattttttcctaatccCTTCCCTGGTATATATCCCATCTTAGTCATGATTTTTTGACTCATGGGGCTGTATAATGGAGCGGGCATAATGATTTCTGCACCCCATTGTTGTAACAAATCTCGACCCCATAGATTAACAGGAATTGAAGTAATCGTTGGCTGAACAGTACTTTCTTGATTATCTGGCCCTAAACAATGTAAAATCATTGTACTTTCATACACTTCTGAAGCTGTGCCTACGCCGACAAGTCTTGTTACAGCCTTTTGTTTAGGCCAATTTTTTGGCCACTGATTTAAAGCAATTACAGAGATATCTGCTCCTGTGTCTACCAACCCTTCAAACTGTTTTCCTTGAATAATGACCTTACACACAGGTCTGCTCTCAGAGACCAGACTTGCCCAGTATGCAGGCTTTCCTGCCAGATCAGTGCTTCCGAACCCTCCTGTTCTTTTTATCTCACTGTTTGCAATTTTAATATAAGGTAGGAGTAATAATTGAGCGATCCTGTCTCCTGGACTGGCACTCCAAGGAATCGAGGAACTAATAACCAATTGAATTTCGCCTTCATAGTCTGAATTAACCACACCAGTATGAATTTGAACTCCTTTTAGATTTAAACTTGATCTTCCTAAGATTAGTCCTACAGTCCCCTCAGGCAATGGGCCGTATACCCCTGTGGGGATTTTTTGTGGAGGCTcccctggaagcagagagactgCTTGTAAAGTACACAAATCTACTGCTGCACTGCCACTTGTGGCGGGGGATAATTGCTGTATTGTGATAACTGGCTTAATCCCTGAGACACTTGCGACAGTGGGGGTTGTTGTTCCTGAAAACCCTGAGGAACAAAGGGTTGAATTTGGAACGCCCCAGTTTGTTGCGGGGCCTGAGGCTGGCCCCTCCTCTCATTTCCCGAcagtggttgcccatttttatcaaatttagaatGACATTGATTACCCCAATGTTTTCCCTTTTTACATCTTGGACATAGGCCAGGTGGCCCTTTATCTGTTGTTGTAGTAGCTTGAGTAGTTACATTTGGCTTATTTGTGACTAGGCAATTCTTTTTTAGATGACCAATTTGACcacaattataacattttcccccaaatgttTTCACTTGTCCTCCTAAAGCAACTCCTGTGATTGCCTGAGCCATAAGCATAGCTTTATGCATAGCTCCTCCAATTCCATCGCATGCTTTAACATACTCTGAGATTACATCTGATCCTGCGGGAACCCTTCCTTTTAATGGCTTAATGGCTGATTGACAATCCGGATTGGCGTTTTCATATGCCATCAACTCCACTATGACTTTACGGGCATTCTCATCGGTAATTGACTTTTGAGCAGCATCTTGAAGTCTTGCTACAAAATCAGGGTATGGCTCTTTAGAGCcttgttttattgtattaaagGAAGGGCAGGCGGTTCCTGGGTCTTGGATTTTCTCCCAGGCCCTAAGGCAGATAGCCCTGATTTGCTCAATGGCCTCATTTGGCATTATTGCTTGTTGGTCAACAGTGCTCCAATTTTGACCTATTCCTAATAGTTGATCTGCATCTATGTTAATTGGAGGATTGGCAGTCCTATTTCTTCGGACCTGTACTTGTGCCCCATCAATCCACCAAgtcttaaattgtaaaaattgagAGGGTGAGAGTGATGATTTTGCCAGAATCTCCCAATCATAAGGAATGAGTCTATGTCCATGAGCAATGGAATCTAACAATGTTCTCATGTAAGGAGAGTTGGGTCCATACTGTTTTACtccttctttcatctcttttagcatttttatagaaaaggacTGATATCTGGCTTCAGCTACAGGAGGCTCTCCCTCTTGGGCCCCTTCTCCAGGTGGTCTTGCTTCTAATATTACTGGGAATTGCCACGCCTCAATATCTCCCTGTTTTCTTGCCTCatcaataattttatgtattgcaCTACCCTGTGTACTAGGCGGTGCTGTAGGATTAAGTCTCATGGTGGGCGGCTGAGGATATGGCACCCTGCCCTGTGGCACTGGAAATGCTCCTGGCTGTCCATACAGATTTTCTGGAGGCTGCCGATACTGCAGTTCAGCTGGCGGCCAGTATTGATAGGCTACAGGCGGCTGGATCTTACTTTCTACCTGCTGATATTGTGGACACTGTATTTGGATTGGCATTGCCGTGACAGAGACTCTATCTTTTCCTACTTGATCTTTTTTTGGAGTCTGTACTTGTTTAACCTGCATTTGAGGTTCTAAGGTTGCAGGCATCTGAGCTGTTGTAAGAGGAGTTGGCCCTCGTGGTTTAGACTCTGATGGCTCTGTCAATTCTGGatctttttcctctaattttaaCGTTTCAGGATATGTTACCTCCTGTAATTGATTATTGTCAACATTTTGCATTGACCGAGCCATTACCGGCTCTGCTACACATTTACAGtgtgaactttcttttcttttctgggactCTATCCCTGCCTCTTTTTCACAATCTACTGCACAGCTTTTAGGGAGATCGGAAACTGTAACGCTATCTTCTTCTGTTTGCAGCGGTTCTAAAGCTACTTTAATAATGACCCAATCATTCCATACTGTAAGTGGAATGATTTTACCTTCCCTActtgcttgttttaattctttgccaattttttcccaatcttttagATCTAAAGTTCCCTGTTCTGGAAACCATGGACAAAACTGTTCTATTGTTTGAAAGAGTGTATTTAGATTTTTGGTAGACACTTTAACTCCCCCTCTTTTTAAGAGAATTTTTATAAAGCTGCGATAAGAGgcatatttactttt
The Symphalangus syndactylus isolate Jambi chromosome 7, NHGRI_mSymSyn1-v2.1_pri, whole genome shotgun sequence genome window above contains:
- the LOC129486061 gene encoding endogenous retrovirus group K member 25 Env polyprotein-like, which produces MNPSEMQRKTPPRRRKHRNQAPLTRRINQVVILEKQMKSPRTKKAELPTWAQLKKLTLLARKSLASTKVTQTSEKMLFAALMVVSMVVSLPMPAGAAAANYTYWAYVPFPPLIRAVTWMDNPIEVYVNNSVWVAGPTDDRCPAKPEEEGMMINISIRYRYPPICLGRAPGCLMPAIQNWLVEVPTLNPTSRFTYHMVSGMSLKPQVNYLQDFSYQRSLIFRPKGRPCPKEISIKTKDLVWEECVADSAVILQNNTFGTVIDWAPQGQFYHDCTGQTQFCPNALVSPTVDSDLTKNLDKHRYKKFQSFYPWKWGEKGTSTPRPKIISPVFGPEHPELWRLTVATNRLRIWSGNQTIETRDYKTFYSINLNSSLTVPLLSCVKPPYMLVIGNVVIKPDSQTITCENCRLFTCIDSTFDWQHRILLVRAREGVWIPVSMDRPWEASPSIHILTEVLKGILNRSKRFIFTLIAVIMGLIAVTATAAVAGVALHSSVQTVSFVDNWQKNSTRLWNSQSGIDQKLANQINDLRQTVIWIGDRLMSLDHRFQLQCDWNMSDFCITLQVYNESRHHWDMVRRHLQGREDNLTLDISKLKEQIFEASQSHLNIVPGAEALDQVAKNLYGLNPTTWIQSIGNSTAVNFGIMCLCLIGLFLVCRTSRRILRQNRENEKALMTMVVLLKRKGGNVGKRKRDQPVTVSI